A DNA window from Hypomesus transpacificus isolate Combined female chromosome 24, fHypTra1, whole genome shotgun sequence contains the following coding sequences:
- the gal3st1a gene encoding galactosylceramide sulfotransferase isoform X1, with the protein MDGMGRQGTPDNRFISSACALRTVCICLDSLLLLTMVVKQGRQWRSVCKGLVLGTLLTSCMILLYCLSAPQVHLNLPEVPVPYSCAHRPTPPHTSSITNSSQRLPGQASLCTPKVDILFMKTHKTASSTLLNILFRFGEKHRLKFAFPDSRNDFFYPSSFQRSQVRDYRPGMCFNIMCNHMRFNAPEVARVLPTDTSYVTILREPAELFESSFHYFGRLVPLTWKIPGEDKLAEFLRDPRHYFDPEGFNSFYLKNLLFFDFGQDNTLAPGDPRVEEGIRVISERFHLVMLVEHFEESLILLKDALCWEMDDLLFFKLNARKGSTVSKLTPELRAKAREWNAVDWKLYRHFNATFWRKVKAYGHKRMADDVAELKRRNAEMAAMCIEGGHAVEAGSIQETAMQPWQPIGEKSIMGYNLKKNVDKAYRKMCRKMLTPELQYLTELGVNLWITRLWGHVRDLINW; encoded by the exons ATGGATGGCATGGGAAGACAAGGTACACCAGATAACAG GTTCATCTCATCTGCATGTGCTTTAAGAACTGTATGTATTTGCCTAG ACAGTCTGTTACTTCTGACCATGGTTGTCAAGCAGGGAAGACAGTGGAGGTCCGTGTGTAAAGGCTTGGTCTTGGGTACCCTTCTCACTAGCTGCATGATCCTGCTCTACTGCCTGTCTGCTCCTCAGGTCCACCTCAACCTTCCAGA GGTTCCTGTGCCTTATTCCTGTGCGCATCgtcccaccccaccacacacctcGTCAATCACAAACAGCTCCCAGCGTCTCCCGGGACAGGCCAGCCTCTGCACTCCCAAAGTGGACATCCTGTTCATGAAAACCCACAAGACGGCCAGCAGCACGCTTCTCAACATCCTCTTCCGTTTCGGAGAGAAGCACAGGCTCAAGTTTGCCTTCCCCGACAGCCGCAATGACTTCTTCTACCCCTCGTCTTTCCAGCGTTCCCAGGTGAGGGACTACAGACCTGGGATGTGCTTTAACATCATGTGTAACCACATGCGCTTCAATGCCCCTGAGGTGGCCAGAGTGCTCCCCACAGACACTTCCTACGTCACCATCCTCAGAGAGCCAGCCGAGCTCTTCGAATCCTCCTTCCACTATTTTGGCCGTCTGGTGCCTCTGACGTGGAAGATTCCGGGCGAAGACAAGCTGGCCGAGTTCCTGCGTGATCCTCGTCACTACTTTGACCCGGAGGGCTTCAACTCCTTCTACCTCAAGAACCTGCTGTTCTTTGACTTTGGGCAGGACAACACTCTGGCCCCGGGCGATCCCAGAGTGGAGGAGGGTATCAGGGTCATCTCCGAGCGCTTCCACCTGGTCATGCTGGTGGAGCACTTCGAGGAGTCCCTGATCCTGCTCAAGGACGCCCTCTGCTGGGAGATGGACGACCTGCTCTTCTTCAAACTCAACGCTCGCAAAGGCTCCACCGTGTCCAAACTCACCCCCGAGCTGAGGGCCAAGGCCCGCGAGTGGAACGCCGTCGACTGGAAGCTTTACCGACACTTCAACGCCACCTTCTGGAGGAAGGTAAAGGCGTACGGACACAAGCGCATGGCAGACGACGTGGCCGAGTTGAAGAGGAGGAACGCCGAGATGGCGGCCATGTGCATTGAGGGCGGCCACGCCGTGGAGGCGGGGAGTATCCAGGAAACTGCCATGCAGCCCTGGCAGCCTATCGGTGAGAAGTCTATCATGGGCTACAACCTGAAGAAGAATGTGGACAAGGCCTACCGGAAGATGTGCCGGAAGATGCTTACTCCAGAACTGCAATACTTGACAGAGCTAGGGGTCAACCTGTGGATCACCAGGCTGTGGGGCCATGTGAGAGATCTCATCAACTGGTGA
- the gal3st1a gene encoding galactosylceramide sulfotransferase isoform X3: MVVKQGRQWRSVCKGLVLGTLLTSCMILLYCLSAPQVHLNLPEVPVPYSCAHRPTPPHTSSITNSSQRLPGQASLCTPKVDILFMKTHKTASSTLLNILFRFGEKHRLKFAFPDSRNDFFYPSSFQRSQVRDYRPGMCFNIMCNHMRFNAPEVARVLPTDTSYVTILREPAELFESSFHYFGRLVPLTWKIPGEDKLAEFLRDPRHYFDPEGFNSFYLKNLLFFDFGQDNTLAPGDPRVEEGIRVISERFHLVMLVEHFEESLILLKDALCWEMDDLLFFKLNARKGSTVSKLTPELRAKAREWNAVDWKLYRHFNATFWRKVKAYGHKRMADDVAELKRRNAEMAAMCIEGGHAVEAGSIQETAMQPWQPIGEKSIMGYNLKKNVDKAYRKMCRKMLTPELQYLTELGVNLWITRLWGHVRDLINW, from the exons ATGGTTGTCAAGCAGGGAAGACAGTGGAGGTCCGTGTGTAAAGGCTTGGTCTTGGGTACCCTTCTCACTAGCTGCATGATCCTGCTCTACTGCCTGTCTGCTCCTCAGGTCCACCTCAACCTTCCAGA GGTTCCTGTGCCTTATTCCTGTGCGCATCgtcccaccccaccacacacctcGTCAATCACAAACAGCTCCCAGCGTCTCCCGGGACAGGCCAGCCTCTGCACTCCCAAAGTGGACATCCTGTTCATGAAAACCCACAAGACGGCCAGCAGCACGCTTCTCAACATCCTCTTCCGTTTCGGAGAGAAGCACAGGCTCAAGTTTGCCTTCCCCGACAGCCGCAATGACTTCTTCTACCCCTCGTCTTTCCAGCGTTCCCAGGTGAGGGACTACAGACCTGGGATGTGCTTTAACATCATGTGTAACCACATGCGCTTCAATGCCCCTGAGGTGGCCAGAGTGCTCCCCACAGACACTTCCTACGTCACCATCCTCAGAGAGCCAGCCGAGCTCTTCGAATCCTCCTTCCACTATTTTGGCCGTCTGGTGCCTCTGACGTGGAAGATTCCGGGCGAAGACAAGCTGGCCGAGTTCCTGCGTGATCCTCGTCACTACTTTGACCCGGAGGGCTTCAACTCCTTCTACCTCAAGAACCTGCTGTTCTTTGACTTTGGGCAGGACAACACTCTGGCCCCGGGCGATCCCAGAGTGGAGGAGGGTATCAGGGTCATCTCCGAGCGCTTCCACCTGGTCATGCTGGTGGAGCACTTCGAGGAGTCCCTGATCCTGCTCAAGGACGCCCTCTGCTGGGAGATGGACGACCTGCTCTTCTTCAAACTCAACGCTCGCAAAGGCTCCACCGTGTCCAAACTCACCCCCGAGCTGAGGGCCAAGGCCCGCGAGTGGAACGCCGTCGACTGGAAGCTTTACCGACACTTCAACGCCACCTTCTGGAGGAAGGTAAAGGCGTACGGACACAAGCGCATGGCAGACGACGTGGCCGAGTTGAAGAGGAGGAACGCCGAGATGGCGGCCATGTGCATTGAGGGCGGCCACGCCGTGGAGGCGGGGAGTATCCAGGAAACTGCCATGCAGCCCTGGCAGCCTATCGGTGAGAAGTCTATCATGGGCTACAACCTGAAGAAGAATGTGGACAAGGCCTACCGGAAGATGTGCCGGAAGATGCTTACTCCAGAACTGCAATACTTGACAGAGCTAGGGGTCAACCTGTGGATCACCAGGCTGTGGGGCCATGTGAGAGATCTCATCAACTGGTGA
- the pes gene encoding pescadillo — protein MGGLQKKKYERGSATNYITRNKARKKLQLSLADFRRLCILKGIYPHEPKHKKKVNKGSTAPRTFYLLKDIRFLLHEPIVGKFREYKVFVRKLRKAYGKSEWTGVERLRDNKPGYKLDHIIKERYPTFIDAVRDIDDALSMCFLFSTFARTGKCHVQTITLCRRLSVEWMNFVITSRSLRKVFLSIKGIYYQAEVLGQTVTWLVPYQFAHDHPTDVDYRVMATFTEMYTTLLGFINFRLYQTLNLVYPPKMDSKAETDLKAEYEEDYAMDSESYLEKLSALSASLARVVSTAEEEEGQMDQFPADGEDIENMEAKEKEQKEQEAQKRIFEGLKFFVNREVPRESLAFVLRCFGGQVSWDKSQCIGATYNMTDQTITHQIVDRPNMDKQYINRYYIQPQWVFDCVNAKILLPVEDYFLGVTLPPHLSPFVEEKDGDYVPPEKLKLMALQRGEKPGQEEEEEEEEEEEDDDDDDDEEEEEEEEDEEVADEKNLKEMENRRTQVKALPVKVTPGKMKAENRARLDQEEKAEEKRLAIMMMKKKEKHLYDKIMFGKKRTVREANKLAAKRKAHDEASKPDKKKKKAKKQ, from the exons ATGGGGGGTCTTCAGAAAAAGAAA TATGAGAGGGGATCCGCCACCAACTACATCACCAGAAACAAAGCTCGCAAGAAGCTTCAACTGAGTTTAGCAGATTTCAG ACGGCTGTGTATCCTGAAAGGCATTTATCCACACGAGCCCAAACACAAGAAGAAGGTGAACAAGGGCTCCACAGCTCCGAGGACGTTCTACCTGCTCAAAGACATCCGCTTCCTCCTGCATGAACCCATCGTAGGAAAGTTCAGGGAGTACAAG GTGTTTGTGCGTAAGTTACGGAAGGCTTACGGAAAGTCAGAATGGACAGGAGTGGAAAGACTGAGGGACAACAAACCAGGATATAAACTGGACCACATCATCAAGGAGAG gtACCCAACGTTCATCGATGCCGTCCGTGACATCGACGACGCCCTGTCCATGTGCTTCCTGTTCTCCACGTTTGCCCGCACAGGGAAGTGCCACGTTCAGACCATTACGCTGTGCCGACGCCTCAGTGTGGAGTGGATGAACTTTGTTATCACGTCTCGCTCCCTCAGAAAG GTGTTCCTCTCCATAAAGGGGATCTACTATCAAGCAGAGGTTCTTGGACAGACCGTCACATGGCTGGTTCCTTACCAGTTTGCTCATGAT caTCCCACAGACGTGGACTACAGAGTCATGGCCACGTTCACAGAGATGTATACAACCCTTCTGGGGTTCATCAACTTCCGCCTCTACCAGACCCTCAACCTGGTCTATCCACCCAAG aTGGACAGCAAAGCAGAGACAGACCTGAAGGCAGAGTATGAGGAAGACTACGCCATGGACTCAGAGAGCTACCTGGAG AAACTGTCGGCCCTGAGCGCCAGCCTGGCGCGGGTGGTGTCCActgccgaggaggaggaggggcagatggACCAGTTCCCGGCAGACGGG GAGGACATAGAGAACATGGAGGCCAAAGAGAAGGAacagaaggagcaggaggcccAGAAGAGGATCTTCGAAGGTCTGAAGTTCTTCGTCAACAGAGAGGTGCCCAGAGAGTCCCTGGCATTCGTCCTGAG GTGTTTCGGTGGCCAGGTGTCCTGGGACAAGTCACAATGTATCGGAGCCACGTACAACATGACCGATCAGACCATTACCCACCAAATAGTGGACAGACCCAACATGGATAAACAGTACATCAACAG GTACTACATCCAGCCGCAGTGGGTGTTTGACTGTGTCAACGCCAAGATCCTGCTGCCGGTGGAGGACTACTTTCTGGGTGtgaccctgccccctcacctgtcGCCCTTCGTGGAGGAGAAAGACGGGGACTATGTGCCTCCGGAGAAGCTGAAGCTGATGGCCCTGCAGCGCGGAGAGAAGCCTG gacaagaagaggaggaggaggaagaggaggaggaggaggacgacgatgatgatgatgacgaagaagaagaagaagaggaggaggatgaggaggtggcaGATGAGAAGAACCtgaaggagatggagaacaGGAGAACCCAGGTGAAG gcCCTCCCCGTGAAAGTGACTCCaggcaagatgaaggcagagaaCCGCGCGCGTCTGGACCAGGAGGAGAAGGCTGAGGAGAAACGGCTGGCCATCATGATgatgaagaagaaggagaagcacCTCTACGACAAGATCATGTTCGGCAAGAAGAGGACAGTCCGCGAG GCAAACAAGCTGGCAGCCAAGAGAAAAGCCCACGACGAAGCCAGCAAGccggacaagaagaagaagaaggccaaGAAACAATAG
- the gal3st1a gene encoding galactosylceramide sulfotransferase isoform X2 gives MFGVVEGKQWGKTLLLLTMVVKQGRQWRSVCKGLVLGTLLTSCMILLYCLSAPQVHLNLPEVPVPYSCAHRPTPPHTSSITNSSQRLPGQASLCTPKVDILFMKTHKTASSTLLNILFRFGEKHRLKFAFPDSRNDFFYPSSFQRSQVRDYRPGMCFNIMCNHMRFNAPEVARVLPTDTSYVTILREPAELFESSFHYFGRLVPLTWKIPGEDKLAEFLRDPRHYFDPEGFNSFYLKNLLFFDFGQDNTLAPGDPRVEEGIRVISERFHLVMLVEHFEESLILLKDALCWEMDDLLFFKLNARKGSTVSKLTPELRAKAREWNAVDWKLYRHFNATFWRKVKAYGHKRMADDVAELKRRNAEMAAMCIEGGHAVEAGSIQETAMQPWQPIGEKSIMGYNLKKNVDKAYRKMCRKMLTPELQYLTELGVNLWITRLWGHVRDLINW, from the exons ATGTTCGGAGTGGTGGAAGGAAAGCAGTGGGGTAAAAC TCTGTTACTTCTGACCATGGTTGTCAAGCAGGGAAGACAGTGGAGGTCCGTGTGTAAAGGCTTGGTCTTGGGTACCCTTCTCACTAGCTGCATGATCCTGCTCTACTGCCTGTCTGCTCCTCAGGTCCACCTCAACCTTCCAGA GGTTCCTGTGCCTTATTCCTGTGCGCATCgtcccaccccaccacacacctcGTCAATCACAAACAGCTCCCAGCGTCTCCCGGGACAGGCCAGCCTCTGCACTCCCAAAGTGGACATCCTGTTCATGAAAACCCACAAGACGGCCAGCAGCACGCTTCTCAACATCCTCTTCCGTTTCGGAGAGAAGCACAGGCTCAAGTTTGCCTTCCCCGACAGCCGCAATGACTTCTTCTACCCCTCGTCTTTCCAGCGTTCCCAGGTGAGGGACTACAGACCTGGGATGTGCTTTAACATCATGTGTAACCACATGCGCTTCAATGCCCCTGAGGTGGCCAGAGTGCTCCCCACAGACACTTCCTACGTCACCATCCTCAGAGAGCCAGCCGAGCTCTTCGAATCCTCCTTCCACTATTTTGGCCGTCTGGTGCCTCTGACGTGGAAGATTCCGGGCGAAGACAAGCTGGCCGAGTTCCTGCGTGATCCTCGTCACTACTTTGACCCGGAGGGCTTCAACTCCTTCTACCTCAAGAACCTGCTGTTCTTTGACTTTGGGCAGGACAACACTCTGGCCCCGGGCGATCCCAGAGTGGAGGAGGGTATCAGGGTCATCTCCGAGCGCTTCCACCTGGTCATGCTGGTGGAGCACTTCGAGGAGTCCCTGATCCTGCTCAAGGACGCCCTCTGCTGGGAGATGGACGACCTGCTCTTCTTCAAACTCAACGCTCGCAAAGGCTCCACCGTGTCCAAACTCACCCCCGAGCTGAGGGCCAAGGCCCGCGAGTGGAACGCCGTCGACTGGAAGCTTTACCGACACTTCAACGCCACCTTCTGGAGGAAGGTAAAGGCGTACGGACACAAGCGCATGGCAGACGACGTGGCCGAGTTGAAGAGGAGGAACGCCGAGATGGCGGCCATGTGCATTGAGGGCGGCCACGCCGTGGAGGCGGGGAGTATCCAGGAAACTGCCATGCAGCCCTGGCAGCCTATCGGTGAGAAGTCTATCATGGGCTACAACCTGAAGAAGAATGTGGACAAGGCCTACCGGAAGATGTGCCGGAAGATGCTTACTCCAGAACTGCAATACTTGACAGAGCTAGGGGTCAACCTGTGGATCACCAGGCTGTGGGGCCATGTGAGAGATCTCATCAACTGGTGA
- the p2rx2 gene encoding P2X purinoceptor 2: protein MGLLEFIKDYFIGFWDYETPKVMVVKNKTLGVIYRGVQFLVVTYFIWYVFMSQKAYQDSETRPESSVYTKMTGIALQGDRILDMVEYVQPPEGGDVISTILRREVTYNQRQGICAEHFTVSNANCTTDSDCIAGEVDFDGSGPRTGRCVPYYNLTFKTCEIQTWCPVEGYAAVREPALDEAINFTVFIKNAIHFPKFKVLRGNIKPHKRNIKKYLNKCHYHEEKAPYCPVFRLGYIAEQAREKFSELCKTGGVIGVFINWKCDLDVDPSQCAPTYSFRRLDLRKNLISSGYNYRFAKYYSKDGEEFRTLVKAFGIRLDVIVHGHAGKFSLIPTIINTVTAMTSVGICSIICDWIMLTFIDKNEVFSDRKFDDGTRTPKPAQDQCTEFTIMSYGSNHSDLSEGVAL, encoded by the exons ATGGGATTACTTGAGTTCATCAAGGATTATTTTATTGGTTTCTGGGACTATGAAACTCCCAAGGTTATGGTGGTTAAAAACAAAACTCTTGGGGTCATATATAGAGGGGTACAGTTTCTAGTGGTCACCTATTTTATCTG GTACGTGTTCATGAGTCAGAAAGCCTATCAGGACAGCGAGACGCGCCCAGAGAGCTCCGTATACACCAAAATGACGGGAATAGCCCTTCAGGGAGACAGAATCCTGGATATGGTGGAGTATGTCCAGCCGCCGGAG GGTGGAGATGTGATAAGCACCATCCTGAGACGTGAGGTCACTTATAACCAGAGGCAGGGAATCTGTGCTGAG CATTTCACTGTTTCCAATGCCAACTGTACAACGGATTCTGACTGCATTGCAGGAGAGGTGGACTTTGATGGCAGCG GTCCGAGAACTGGGCGCTGTGTGCCCTACTACAACCTAACCTTCAAGACCTGTGAGATACAAACCTGGTGTCCTGTAGAAGGTTATGCAGCCGTGAG AGAACCTGCATTAGATGAGGCCATCAATTTCACAGTGTTCATCAAAAATGCCATCCATTTCCCAAAGTTCAAAGTGCTGAG AGGGAACATCAAGCCACACAAACGAAACATAAAGAAATACTTGAATAAGTGTCACTACCACGAGGAAAAAGCCCCTTACTGCCCTGTCTTCCGCCTGGGCTACATTGCGGAACAAGCCAGGGAGAAGTTCAGCGAGCTGTGCAAAACT GGAGGGGTGATTGGCGTTTTCATTAATTGGAAGTGTGATCTGGACGTTGACCCGTCTCAGTGCGCCCCCACCTACTCCTTCCGCCGACTAGACCTCCGTAAGAACCTGATCAGCTCGGGGTACAACTACAG GTTCGCCAAGTACTACAGCAAAGATGGGGAAGAGTTTCGGACACTCGTCAAGGCGTTTGGGATTCGATTGGATGTCATCGTTCATGGACAT GCAGGAAAATTCAGCCTAATCCCAACTATTATCAACACAGTGACGGCCATGACATCAGTTGGAATA TGTTCCATCATCTGTGACTGGATCATGCTGACTTTCATCGACAAGAACGAAGTCTTCAGCGACAGAAAGTTTGACGAC GGCACtaggaccccgaagcctgctcAGGACCAGTGTACAGAGTTCACCATCATGAGCTACGGCTCCAACCACTCAGATCTGTCAGAGGGCGTGGCACTGTGA